The Balneolales bacterium ANBcel1 DNA segment TCACTGATATCGCTGTCCCGAAAATCGGAAAGCGTATAATTTCTCATCACCAGAGAACGATATTGCATTTTCTGGCTTTCGATGACAGATGCTGATAACAGCGAACCATCCGGACCATGATCGGTAAAGAAGTAAAAACCTCTCTCGGGGTTCAGGAAGATTTTGTCTGTTGGTTCATACTGCACCCTGAATTTTTCCTGAGCAGCCGCTTCGGATGCTGATGCTACCATAAAAAGAAAACATGTGAATATCGAAGCAAGATAAATAACGAAACGTACGAGCATAATGGGGATAGAGCTTATTATAACATTAATCAATAAAGGCACCTGCAGCAGTCATACTCCCACAGGTGCCTTTAGAAAAATGGTTTCCAGACCCAAGAGCTATGAAAACATGTGACTGGAAACCACCGAACCATCAACGTACTGATATTTATTTGATCAGCATCATTTTTCCGGTTGCCACCTGGCTGCCTGCGGTGACGGTATAGAGATACATACCTGAGCTGAATCCGGCAGCATCAAATGTAACGGAGTGAGCACCAGCGCTAACCTGTTGGTTCAACAGCGTTTCAACCTTGCGCCCCAGCATATCATAGACATCGACTACAACATTCTGTGCTTCGGGAACTGCAAACCGAATTTGTGTTGAAGGGTTAAACGGGTTTGGATAGTTTTGGTAGAGTGTTAATGATACAGGGACCTCGGTTATACCGTCATTGAAGGTACTGGTCGGTTCTCCGCCTGATGGATCCTCACCTGACCAATCCGCTTCGTACGTATATGTGTACCCCTTTTGGCCATCATTATTAGCGATATCCTGTGACCACCACTGATCACCCGTCCGGTGATTGAACGCTGAAGATGCCAGCATAAAGGCAACAAACGGACTGTTGTGAAACTCTTCGGCAAGATGCTGCGGCTGAAGAATGACCGATTTGGGAATTGCAATTTCAGCTTTGTTGTAGTCTTCGTTCCAGGCTACCTTAATACCGAGTTCCGGATTGCGCTCATATATAGAAAACGCATATCCGTTGCCCTCCTGGGAATGCTCGGAAATGGGTGCCTGAAAACCGGTGCTGTCTTGATAATCCTCATCAAACGGCCAAATTGTAGTAACAAAATCATAACCGTTTTCATACCAGCCCCAGGTCATACCGGTCGTGTCCTGAAAATCCTCCATCGGATTCGGATCGGTTGAGATGCGAATGGAAATAGCCCCACCGTCATACATGCCGTCCGGTACTGTGTCGGTCAGAATTCTTCGAACATCCGCACGCTCATTCATATCGATACGGAGGTACAGCCAGTCTTCATCATCTGTAGCGTATAAACCGGCAAAGTTCAGATCAATCAAATAATCGAGATCTTCCGGATCTGCCGGAGAATTGTCGCGGCCGTCGGCTCCATCATCCCAGGTAATAATGGGACGGTTGGGGGGCACGTCAAGTCTCATGTCATCCGTCCATTCACTCAGATCGCCATCAATCGTAATGGTTGTTTGCGCGGTTGCCGTAAAACTGAACATGCATACCAACAATGTCGTCATGGCAGCCAAGGATGTAGCTTTTGATAACATATGATCACCTATTTTCATTTATTGTTGTAATTATAGCCAAACCGAAAGCTATTATAATAATTCGGGAGAGAAACCAACGAACAAACACCCGATCCTGCAAATAAAGTAATAAAACGAAAGATAATGGGCAAAATAATATTTTGTTTTTTTATTATTGTGTTTCGATATGCCCGTGTGGTTTCTTTTTCGCAGCACACATGCGGCGATTTGATTCAATTAGCTGCGGTTACAGGTCATAGCTATTCTTGCCGCAACCTTTCGAAAAGTTTTTTTGCGTTTTTATAATAGACTTTTTCTAAAACTTCGTCGGGAAGATTCAATCCATTCAGACTCCAATGGCGCTGAAAGACGTCATGATCATAAAAATGTTCATCTGCCGACTCGAGTATTCGAAAGGTCGTACGATACATTCCCGAATTGTAGCCAAGATCTGTCCCATACAGTAAACGATCCTGGTATTGAATAAAGAACTTTTTCACGAAGCGTGGGATATTCGCGATTTCCGAGAATCTCGCAGAGATGTCGGCATACAGATTTGGATAGTTATCAAGCATTTCGCCAAGTCTATTTAAATCGTAGGAAAGATTGGCATAATGGCAGGCGATAAAGATGGTTTCCGGATTGTTTCGAACGGCATCTTCCAGAACATCCATCATTCCGGAATGGTCAATGATATTCTCACGATTATCCAACCTCCACCTCCAGGCAACCATGAGGCCGTCGTTGGTTTCATCCATGGGTTGATACATCCACAAAGGGTCGGCTACATGGATATTTACGGGCATACCCAGTTCGGCTGCTCTTCGAAATACCGGTCGCAGTGCCGGATCATTTACATGAGGAAGGTGGTCATTATCTCCAGTCATTGGGCCACTTCGCACACCCCATCCTTTATCGGACAATTCTCCGATTCCTTTACCTCCCATGGAATGACAACGTTCCAGTTCTGCAATTGCTCGATCGGCATAATCCGGGCTGTCAAAATCACGTACATCTAACCCGCACCACACTTCAAAGTGTTCCGGGTAAGCATTGTAAACATGGAACAGAGAATCGAATTCTTCATGAATCGCATTCGTCAGAATCACCGTCTTCCGGATATTCAGTTCATCCATGATATGAGTCCAGCGCGCCACTTCATCCGGAGAATTCGCATACGGGTGAGAATGCACGTCAATAACAGGAAAAGCGGCTTTCTCTATATAGGTTTGAGGGGTATTATAAATTGACTGTGGCCGATAATCCTTCAGGTAGATTTCGTCTGCGTTTTGAGCATTTGCAACCGTTGCAAACATTGCCGATACGACGAGTGTCACTATGAGTATGTTCAAACTGAAGGCCTTTTTCATATTCTTCAGGTTTCATAAGTAAATGCTGTGAGCGGGAGGAGACAAAACGCATTCATACTCCCTTTTTGACTCTGCGAACCAAATGGTCGGCAATGTGAAGAGAGGAGCAATGCGATTTTCCGTACAGAAGACCGCATTACTCATTTAGAGTATCTGTTACCGTGATTCCAATCGGATTTTTCCCGTCTCTCCCTGGATGTCATGTGCCTTTATGGTCACGACAAGCTCATTGACGGCAGTATCATAGAATTGATCCAGAATCTTCATTCGGGGGTGATCTGACCGTGCAATGTAGTTATCAGGTACACGAAAACGTACCTCCTGGGTACCATACATGCGAATTGTCCAAAAAAGGTCATCACTATCAAAACCGTACACGTTGTACGTTCCGGTATTATTAATTGTGTAGGGCATGGGACTTGTGCCTACAGACCATTTCAGTTCGTATTCTTGCTGGTCCAGGATGGGCAGATAGACAAAACCATAGCCTTCCTCTTCAAAAATTGCAGGAACCGGATTGCCGTTCAGGCGGGCCTCAGAAACATGTTGTCCGCTCTGGAGGGGGATACTGACGACCATGTTACCGAGCAGGTCATAGCCATAGACTTCATCAGGCATATGTGTATTATCGATGCCGGCGAGGCCTGTTCCCTTGAAACCAACACGGGTATACTCTTTATAAAGCCACTGTGAATAAAGCTGCTCTGTATTCTTTGCCAGATATCGATAAGGGTATCGCTGTACCTTTCGAAAATGATCTACAAACTGTTGGTTCACATCCGGCTGAAGAAAATCATCTGTTGCCAGAAAGTTGGCCCAATGCCCATCTATGATATCCGATTCATACTCTGATATGTCCTCGCTCGGCAAATCGGCGTAATTATGCCAGAAATTCCCGAAAACGCCCCTGTGCAAGATCAAGGATCCCTGATCTATGCCACCGTGATTAATATCCGGAGGGTTCAGCTCCTGGATACCGCCAAACCGGGTACTACCGTATCGAGCGCCGTACTCATGGAACAAACCTCCGGTACTGTAATCTCCGTAAGGGTTCCAGTAGTAGCCATAGGCGCTGAACGACTCAGGAAAAGAGTGGCCGTTCTCTTCAGAAATACCATACTGCCAAAGAATGTTTTTTATCACATCCATGTGGCGGCGCATCATTGTTTCATCACGCGGCCTACTGTTCTCGACGTCATACCATTCTGAGCGAACCTTTTTCCCGTCTTCCCACCATTCATGTCCAATACCGGTAACACCCATTTCAATATGAGCCGCATTATTCTTGACAAAATCCATGATTTCCAGCTGCTTCGGACCAATATTCTGATGATTGTCAAAATTATATCCCGCCTGGGTTGCGTGGGGAAGTGTAGCAACAATATTAAGACGATCCATTTCGGCGAGAGCAAACAGGCTTACCAGCCTGACTCCGGCTTCCTTGCCGATTTCTGCTATTGGCCGGTAGTCACGGACATCAAAATTTCGTCTGATACCAGCACGCCAGGGACCGTCTTCATGATCCAGGTTCGACCCCTGCATATAACCAACCTGATTGACTGTTATCCCAAAGCCCCGGGGGAAGAAAACATCCAGGTCCAGATTTTCCGTATCAGATCGGGTATTGCCAACAGCAGTGCAGGAGGATAACAGAAACAGCAGAACAAAAAAGGTTACAATGGATTTCATATGAAGTAATTTTTAAGAGAGGTGGTTTTCAATTACGTCCTGGTTTAGGGGCTGCCGGTTCACCAATAAATATTCGCCATATGCGGCCGATCTCTCCAGGTGAGTCCAGGCTTTGCACGAGATACATTACCGTATTGTGCAGGTATATATCTACCACCTGATCATCAATAGAGGTAGCCCGAATGGTTCGTTGTGTTTCATTTGGGATTTCCTCAGTTTCCACACCTTCCTGCCCATAATTGGGGGGGATTTTGTAGACATAGTCCCGGATGTATGCCGACGCATAGACATTTCCGTTAGCGTCCACGTCAAGTCCGGCCAGAGGTGTACCGATATTTGCAAATATCTCCATATCACCAAGTGATCCACCCTGAATTTCAAAGCGAACAACACGAGAGCGAAACAGTTCGGTTACGTAAATATGTCCGTCGAACACCCGCATTTTGGATGCCATGCTCACTCTACCCAAGCCTTCTTCCAATTGGCCGCCGGCAAAGCGGCTAATTGAACTCCCCTGAAGCAGGTAAATATCCCCATTGGCATTCCAGTCGAAATCTGCCAGGGCATTCATTTGTACGATAACGGAATGGCTTCCACCACCATCGGGGATAGCGGCGAGCCCCTCATCAGTCACTACAAAGAGTTGACCATTGGGGCCAAACTCCATCGGCCCGGTTACCGGGAGGTTGGCATAGACGGTTTGGACACTGTCAAGGCCATCAATACGGTACACCGCCTGGTCATCTTCAGAACCGATAAACAGGTTCCCTGAATTATCTACGGCAATTCCTGTCGGACTGAAGATAGTTAATTCAAGATCAGCAAAATCGGCAAGATACTCGAAGGTGAGATTATTGCTCCACAGGTCGGATCCCCATACTGCGGCACGCACATGCGTAACACCACTTTCATTTTGAGGTACATACGCAATAATTTCGCTATTCGATATTTCCTCAATATCGGCTACTCCCTCCCCGACATTTATGATTGTCTCATCTTTGTGTGGCCGAAACCCGCTGCCAGTAATAGTTACACGATCACCCGGGAAACCGGCTTCGGGCACAACCTGTTGCAACTGTGGCGGCTCCTGGTCCACTGGAAAAGGATCATTCTTGCCGTTATAGGTAGGCATATCTGGTCCGTCACACGACATCAACAACAACATCGGAATAATCAATACGTAGACGGCCTGTCTTTTGAATGGTGAGTTTGGCTTCATGGCACTTATGATTTGGATACTTGGTGCGTTATTAATGATCATCAAAAATCAAAGTTGACGGTAAGCATGTGGACACTATCAAAGAATTCCATATGCAAGTAGGCGTAATCAACTTTTGTTCGCACACCCATGGCATCGACATTTACGCCGGCGCCTAATGAGAAGCTTTCGATATCATAATTTATTTTGTAGCCACCCCTCAGGAAGAATTGATTACGAAAGCCATACTCGAGGCCGCTATCGAGGCGCTCGGTATAATCTCTGGAGTGAATAAAATCTGATGCTACCGTAAGCGTGTGATTTTCATTCTCCGAAAAAATGGACAGAACATCCATGGCAAGGCCCATTCTGAACGTCATGGGCAGGGCGAACTCATCTGCCCTGTAAGCCTGTTCGTTGGAAAAGTTACGAATGGAGACACCGAGTCTGAGGTCTCTGTATCCGATGTAATAAATCGTTCCAAAATCCAGTGCGATCAGGTGCATTTTGGCACTTGCTCTTTCCGGGCTGTCA contains these protein-coding regions:
- a CDS encoding T9SS type A sorting domain-containing protein, which gives rise to MTTLLVCMFSFTATAQTTITIDGDLSEWTDDMRLDVPPNRPIITWDDGADGRDNSPADPEDLDYLIDLNFAGLYATDDEDWLYLRIDMNERADVRRILTDTVPDGMYDGGAISIRISTDPNPMEDFQDTTGMTWGWYENGYDFVTTIWPFDEDYQDSTGFQAPISEHSQEGNGYAFSIYERNPELGIKVAWNEDYNKAEIAIPKSVILQPQHLAEEFHNSPFVAFMLASSAFNHRTGDQWWSQDIANNDGQKGYTYTYEADWSGEDPSGGEPTSTFNDGITEVPVSLTLYQNYPNPFNPSTQIRFAVPEAQNVVVDVYDMLGRKVETLLNQQVSAGAHSVTFDAAGFSSGMYLYTVTAGSQVATGKMMLIK
- a CDS encoding IPT/TIG domain-containing protein — translated: MKPNSPFKRQAVYVLIIPMLLLMSCDGPDMPTYNGKNDPFPVDQEPPQLQQVVPEAGFPGDRVTITGSGFRPHKDETIINVGEGVADIEEISNSEIIAYVPQNESGVTHVRAAVWGSDLWSNNLTFEYLADFADLELTIFSPTGIAVDNSGNLFIGSEDDQAVYRIDGLDSVQTVYANLPVTGPMEFGPNGQLFVVTDEGLAAIPDGGGSHSVIVQMNALADFDWNANGDIYLLQGSSISRFAGGQLEEGLGRVSMASKMRVFDGHIYVTELFRSRVVRFEIQGGSLGDMEIFANIGTPLAGLDVDANGNVYASAYIRDYVYKIPPNYGQEGVETEEIPNETQRTIRATSIDDQVVDIYLHNTVMYLVQSLDSPGEIGRIWRIFIGEPAAPKPGRN
- a CDS encoding amidohydrolase family protein, giving the protein MKKAFSLNILIVTLVVSAMFATVANAQNADEIYLKDYRPQSIYNTPQTYIEKAAFPVIDVHSHPYANSPDEVARWTHIMDELNIRKTVILTNAIHEEFDSLFHVYNAYPEHFEVWCGLDVRDFDSPDYADRAIAELERCHSMGGKGIGELSDKGWGVRSGPMTGDNDHLPHVNDPALRPVFRRAAELGMPVNIHVADPLWMYQPMDETNDGLMVAWRWRLDNRENIIDHSGMMDVLEDAVRNNPETIFIACHYANLSYDLNRLGEMLDNYPNLYADISARFSEIANIPRFVKKFFIQYQDRLLYGTDLGYNSGMYRTTFRILESADEHFYDHDVFQRHWSLNGLNLPDEVLEKVYYKNAKKLFERLRQE